In Festucalex cinctus isolate MCC-2025b chromosome 1, RoL_Fcin_1.0, whole genome shotgun sequence, the sequence CTTGGGAATCAACGTGCATTGATTTTGATAAAGTTTCTCACCTGAAGATATTTAAATAGATGCTTGCGAGGAACATCATACTTGGCAATCAACTCATCAAATGACATCAGAGTTCCACCTTCCGGACCCATGAGATCCCCTACAGTCTTCAAACCTTTTTCAGCCCAAATCCTGAACCCAGGATCGGCTCTGCCTGGAGGGAACAAAGAATTGCCCCATATCGGACTAAAGCGTGATAAGGAGGACAATTCACCCATGTATTTTTGTACCTGATACCAAATTGTAATCATATGTTTAACTAGAGGAttctttgtcttattttttagCATTCTAACTTTTGATGAGTACAAGTGCTGAGAAAGAggtatttaacttttttaattaaataaaagtgtacttCATCGATAGACTTTTTCAACATTCATTTAGGTGcaattttcatttaacttttagGTGCAATACAATTGAAAACAGTTACATTAAGGACTAAAATGGCTGCCTCTCTTTTATTTATGGAAATGTATGCACGAGCATTACAGTATTTTAAACTTGGTCTGGATTGTGGTACTTGAAGAGCAAGTATTTTTGTAGGTGGATTTTGATGTAGAATGTCTAAGAACCACCGTTTTGGAGCACTGAATGGTCTTGGCCTACTAAATTTGGTGGAAATTATCAATACAATTATCAATGAAAATCTCTTTAAGCCAAGACAAAATATGGAGCTTCTTCTTGGTGTCTTTTCGGCTTCATTTGAAACCCCATGACAGCATTCTCTAAATCACATTCTCAGCCAGGTGCTTGGCATGTGCATGATTGATAGGAGATATATGTAAACGTGTTTAGAGAGAGTGGGGGAAACTCCAtcaataagttttcaacttgggCAAAAATTCAATTATGTCCCACTTTCACCCCCAAATGCCGACTGTGGTCATAAGGAGAGCCAATGGCAAAGTTTCCAAAGCCAAGTAGACATCTTTCTCCATCTTTGTGTTGCTGCAGCTCAGTGCCGACTCTCTATAGCCGTCACAGTGAATGGCTGCTCGCCACCGGAGGGTCTCATGCTGCTTTCATATTGTACCCCCGGGCCTCCACACAGCAGTGGACCACATGGGAAAGCAGACCAGGCGGCGGGATAAACCAATTACCTCCCAGCCGGGGTGGACTCCTGCCGGTGAATCATGCGGTGGATCGGCACTGAGGCCTCCTGGGCTCCATCCCCATGAGAGCCGGCTGGAATTCCCAGAAATGAGAATTGGGAGGTCTCGAAAGCCCGCAGAGAGGTTATATTTTGTTTAGAAGTCTGACATTAGGGGGTGGGGTTGAGTCGGGTGTTCCTCCTGGGATAATACAAGGGGAGGAGACTTCAAACCAGGCCTCTGTTGGCTTAAAATAATTTTGCTTGAAGGCTTGATTTATGGGCTGTATTGATCTCAATGTCTGTTCGGTccattcatttaatttaatcaCAGGTGCCCGAGAGACAGATGTGGCTCACCACATCATAATTTGTGTTCGGCTACTTTATGTCTCTTACTAAATTGATTTGTTCTTTTCATTGTGGTAAAACGTTTTATCTCCAAAATCGTatgttttcttcactttttacatacagtatattacaAGCATTTCTTGCAGTCAATTTACACTCATCCATCAGTCTATTCATTAATGCTTATAGAATCAGAGCCTGCTCGCAATGTGACCTCTGCacccgccacccttgtgaggattaagtggttcggaaaatggatggatggataattatagTTTTCTAAAAGTAGTTACGGTAGCTACTTTTAGGTTTAACACTTTAAAATAGATGAGCtaacaaatttaaatgtattatatatatatatatatatatatatatatatatatatatatatatatatatatatatatatatatatatatatatatatatatatagaattttacattatattgtggaaaaagctaTACCAAACTGTTATAGCAAAGTTTTGAATATAAGTCCGTCTGTTGATTTAAAATGATGTCAAGAGACATAACAACAGTGTCAAACTTCCACAGGCCACATAAAATGAACAGGGTGCCACATCTGACCCGCGGGCCTTGGGTTTGACACCTATGCAATAAAGGAATATTACACGTTGTAGTCAAaaatagcaggaaaaaaaaaaaagctgaactgCAGCTTCTTAGAATCCTGAGCCCTGATGTTTTCGACATGGCAGCAGCGGGGACAATGGTCATTATGTCTGCCGGGGGCCTTGTCACCGCAGGGCTATTGTGCAGGCGCCATTCATCATGGAGTCATTTACACTTTCATTGGCAGCTATTTAGTCTCCATAAAAAGTTCAACGCACCCAATTTGTGAGTACCCCTCAGCCGAGGAGAGGCCCGGGATATGTTGGCGCTTTAGAAGTCAATTAATTGTTCTTCTCGTGTGGGAAGGCCCGAGGGGGAGGGGGCCAAGGTTTCGGGGCCTCACATCTGTCCATTGGGTCATATTGGGCCATGATGATGAAGGGGCCACACAGCTCAATAAGAAACATTTGATTCAGATTTGACTTCACTATAATCATAAGAATGTGATTTCAGGGGAGTATGGATGTGGACGGAAATAAGGAACAAAAATAAGCTTGTAGGACATTTTGCTCTAAACTCAATTCTGTTCCAAAACAGATTAGACATCATATGATGGCAAATGTGCTTGTGTGACATTTACTACGTCATGGTTAAAATAGCTTTCAAGGGGCCTGTGAGCTGGAGTATCTCatgaattttaaattttaatgctCTCGAGTCTTCGTTTTCGTAGATACAAGGAATGACTAAGTTGTGTTCTTTTTTGTCGTATCAATACTGTATAACAAAGTAGCCTGCAATAAAATACACActgttaaaatgtataattttctTGATCCTATCACCACTCCCCATGTCATTGATCAATCTTTGCTTTTTAACAAAATTACACCAGAGTTTTGATTTGTTGtatttatgtaaaataatgacatttgagatCTGGTTTCTCATATGGAAACTATCAAGAAGTATTAACAGCAGCACAAAAGAGTAACATTTTACATAAGTTATTACATAATCTAATCAGTGCATTCAAAACACTCAACTGCACTCCATCAGTCAACTGCATTCTATTGTTTTCATATTAGTAATAATTATGTCCAAAGAAAGAAATGTATGTTATCTCCAGATTTTGTActcttcaaatatttattttgaatttacaaTCATGTctccattgtaaagaaaatttgcaGGTATCTTTTCAACAGCGACAAATATATGCTGTACAGtgaaaaatacatacattttggGTAGTCTGCAACATatacagatataaaatgtataTGATGGGAAATTTCATTTCCACTGATCATTCATATTCTATATACCacagaattaaataaaatgtacaatctattttgcaatgtaaaaaatggcaaaaacaaaacaaaaaaaaacaaaaaaaatccactacaaaaatatttttgttgaaaatcaGTCAAGTTGTAAACAAACATGGTGGAGGTGGCATCACATTGACTGAGAGTGACAATTATAAATGGCTGAGGCAAAGGTCACTCATCCCGCAGGAACCGTCCAAGTGAACAACAGGCAACGTGACGATGAGCACAAAGAGCTCGCTCCTCTCCCAAGGCTGGAGGCCACAAATGTGAGAGACAAAGGCCATACTGAGGTCTCATTTACAGCAAGTGATTcagatatatacagtacataatcTCTTTACATACACTCTAATAGGCATGCTTTTATAACATTTACTGtaaatgttcaaattaagtGCCGTAAATAATATACAGGACTTAAGTGTAaggtttttaaacatattttaaaattacacAAACATATGGAAACATAATACATTCTGAGAAAGCAAGAACAatggataaaacaaaaatattgtaagCGTAGCAGTGTCCCCCATCCTTCTGTGTTAACAGTAAACAAATTCTGCTTTTCCCAAACAAGCTTTAtcttaaaataaacaacaatcttGCCCAAagatgtactttaaaaaaaaactagatattgctttctgtaggcgtaaaaagcaggattgatATGGATTTAACATTCAATAatcttgagcaaaaaaaaaagaggctgacctgaaatacttcctgttttcattctaCCTCTTTGAAATTGACAGTGTCAATTAAAATAGTGTAGTGCCATCAAATGGTTGACAgtgtaattcccaaaataaacaaagcaGAACAAAATAGTTGGAaactgttccaaaaaaaattgcGAAATATAGCACCGGGAATCCAGAATCCATGACTGGGGCTCACTTGTCTGCATCCTTCATTTCCGaaaaagaaggcaaactattgATGCTACTCTTTACTAAAACGCAAACATTGAAGTCGTTTATGTTTAATTGTAAATGTCATGAAATCACAAGTAATTGAATATGGTTCCTTACTGTACCCAATGTGAAACGAACCACGACCGTAACATCAAGGTACGCAACAAACCGTGATTTTAGCTGAACCGTTCCACCCCTATATATACAATGTGAGCCGTGTTGAAAAGaagtttgacacctctgctgTTGTCAACTATCTTTAACCTCTTTTCTTTAATATCTTTTCCCTCAGTCTAAAGGGAAATCGCAGGGATTCCGAAGCCACGCCTTGGCAGTCCGGTAGATAGACAGGAAGTGTTTGTAACGCGGGGCGCAACCCAGCCAAGCGTCGCCAAAGTGTTCCGAGCCCGTAAAAAGAAAGTCTCCGTCTCCGGACTTCACGCCGCAGTGGAGGTGGGCGCGGATAACACCGCGCCATGATGGGATGGCCCCGGACGATCCAGGAGTGATCGCCTGGTGCTCGAACACGCCACTACGCTGCCAGTGGACCTTCACCGCCAACACTTCCACCAGTGAGATCTGACGATCACGATTATGAAGCACGTCCTTGATGAAGCCTCGAACTACTAGAAGAACACAAAGATGTTGGAATTATAAGTAAGTTTACTGACTGCTGGCTTTACTCTTTACATTTTTCCTCTGAATTATAACTATTAAAGTACATTTCAAGATTTATTCTATCAGTCTCGACAAAGATAGGCAGGCTGTCACAACAGAAGGAATATTTGTTGCTTGATTCATTTATTCAATCAGCCTCAAACAGAAGATACACAGATAAAACAGACATTTTCTGGGCAAACAAGCCAATCGAAAAGTCGTAGAGTGAAGCAACAGCTTATAAAGCCTCCTCCCTTTTTCCCTTTACAAAATATAtttcagcaaaataaataataaccacAACACGCAAACACATGATTCATCATCTCAAGTCATGaagagaaacaacaacaacaaaaaaattttttttaaacataacaaaaacaaacatctttcgCAAAACAATTTTGAAGTCTGTGGCCACTCTTACAGCAGCACAGCCCTCCCTCTCAGAGATCCGATGGCCTGCGAAATAACCAACACTGGGTCTAACCTGCCTCCGTGCAGCTTTATCCATCCATAAATGTCTTTTCCAGTTTGGAAAATACAGCCCTTGATATTATTGTGTGTGACTTGACATTCTATTTATCATCTGGATATAATTCTGTTCATTTTGAGGTGATGCTGGTGCTGTTCGTTCATACGTACTCACCAAAGTCGCTGTTGCAGACGGCCATCAGAAGCTCCGTATCGTTGCATgggcgacatgaagctgtgggCAAAACATGAGAAATTGGTTTCATTGTATGAAAACGGTTTTCCCTGACTAGTAGCCTTTGAGGTTATCCATCACCTATTGTCAAACCTATACATATGGAAAGgtatgaattttttttggggggggaatggGCCATCCAATTGACAGTGATGGATCGAGTGTCATGTCCCCGCATGTAGCCTAACGTCTGCCTCATCCCGCCTCTTTTCAAACCCTCAACATCCCATACTGAGAAAGCCAAAGGTTAAATGAAGGAATGTTGTGTGCCCACCACATTATCCTCCACATCCCGACTTGCTGTTGGACTCCTATTGTACGAAGCTAATGCAATGACCCCCGTGCCGATGTGGGAGTCAACCACTCTGCCACTCCACAGCTGTGTATTCTCCACGGAGAATGACATCGTTTCACGTCGAGCTGGCCCGCACACATGGATCAATGGCGAGGAACATGACGAGGCATTTGTGGAATCTGCAAACTATTTGCAAACTCAATTCAGACTTTTGGCCCGCTGCCCTCCAGCCGCCCGGATGGTCTTGGCTCTCTGTGCTTTGTTGTCCAGGATGGGAAGCAGACAGCCAGACAAAACAGAAGGCTGACCAGCAGCTGCATCTTGCGGACATCGGGActgaaatgtggaaaaaaacagcTGCTCCTTTTCAAAGACTTTCTTAAGTTTTAGCAAAAAAGCTTATGAACTAGTGGTAATGGACACCGATGTCCAAAAAGAGTTGTGAAGTCACAACCCTAAATTGTCTCTTTCCACTGAATTAAGTAGATTAATCTATCCGATtgcattttcatccatctcagagggcgacCATTTTGTTCAGTGACGTCAATGTACTTTCAGATTCGCATTGTCAATGTCACcacctgttttctagatttggtcatcatgtgacatttgcaatgcGAGCCTGAGGGCATTTTGACATCAATAGACAAAATGAAGCACCCTGTGatggatgaaaatggatggattaatctTCTTAATTCTTAATCCACAAATCAATGTCAATCAGTTTAGATTAGTTATCAGGAGAGCGCTGATATTAGTAGTTCTATGAAGAGGATaaagaaaatgtgaatataACTGCTGTTTTACTGACAAGGAATGACTGATTCTAGTGAAGAGAGAGAAACTCACTAGTGTGGTCCAGGCTGGGTGTTGCACTCCTGTTGGCCATCAGCTCGTATCTGAATCCCAGCCAACGTGGGCTCCGTGGTTCATCTCCCGGCAGGCTGGTCTGGACGTAGATGGCGGGCACGTGTGGCCCGTCTCCCCTGAAGCAGCTCACGCGCTCCACCCGCCCGCCGTCCGTCACCAGAGGTTCCAGTTTTCCGCCCCGTTCGATAAACAGGCTGGCGCCGCCGAAGCTCGGCGCCGGTTTGATGCAAAGCGTGCTGCGCCTGGCGGAGGAGGACAGGTTGGGCTCCAGGAGCACCCGCAGAGCTTGGCCCGGGTAGGCCCACCTGACGAAGCCTTCTGTGCAGCGCAGTCGCACCTGAAGGACCACTCTTGTGTCTATGCTGATTGGAAAACCACTGCATTGACAGGAAACATCAGTTCGGTC encodes:
- the LOC144026294 gene encoding meteorin-like protein, which encodes MFWCVLDMFASVLFVVVSILSRQLHFCAADLCNWSGSGFPISIDTRVVLQVRLRCTEGFVRWAYPGQALRVLLEPNLSSSARRSTLCIKPAPSFGGASLFIERGGKLEPLVTDGGRVERVSCFRGDGPHVPAIYVQTSLPGDEPRSPRWLGFRYELMANRSATPSLDHTTSCRPCNDTELLMAVCNSDFVVRGFIKDVLHNRDRQISLVEVLAVKVHWQRSGVFEHQAITPGSSGAIPSWRGVIRAHLHCGVKSGDGDFLFTGSEHFGDAWLGCAPRYKHFLSIYRTAKAWLRNPCDFPLD